One Candidatus Bathyarchaeota archaeon DNA window includes the following coding sequences:
- the hisF gene encoding imidazole glycerol phosphate synthase subunit HisF, whose protein sequence is MLAKRIIPCLDVKEGRVVKGTHFIDLKDAGDPVELAKLYNRDGADELVFLDIAASIEGRGTLSRLVRSVATELDIPFTVGGGIRTKEDVRDILRNGADKTSLNTAAVEHPEQITEISELFGSQCTVVAIDVRRRYEERGDQTMVQTPEGPCWFEVYTYGGRKATGMDALRWAVRAEDLGAGELLVTSMDRDGTKTGFDNILYNELSCTVGVPIVASGGAGDPRHFLKAFIEGKADAALAASVFHYGNYPVPVVKEYLRTEGVEIRK, encoded by the coding sequence ATGTTAGCTAAGCGCATCATCCCCTGCCTCGATGTAAAGGAGGGAAGGGTCGTCAAAGGGACCCATTTCATAGATCTGAAAGACGCCGGGGACCCAGTGGAGTTAGCCAAACTCTACAACAGAGACGGCGCTGATGAGCTAGTGTTCTTGGACATCGCCGCCTCCATAGAGGGGAGAGGCACCCTAAGCAGGCTCGTCAGGTCTGTCGCTACGGAGCTTGATATCCCCTTCACCGTGGGGGGCGGAATTAGGACTAAGGAGGACGTCCGGGATATCTTGAGGAACGGGGCCGACAAGACCAGCCTGAACACCGCTGCAGTGGAGCACCCAGAACAGATCACCGAGATATCTGAGCTCTTTGGTTCCCAGTGCACAGTGGTTGCCATTGACGTCAGGAGGAGATATGAGGAAAGGGGGGACCAGACTATGGTTCAGACCCCAGAGGGCCCCTGCTGGTTTGAGGTATATACCTACGGAGGAAGGAAGGCGACGGGAATGGACGCCCTGAGATGGGCCGTCAGGGCCGAGGACCTAGGTGCTGGGGAGCTCCTAGTTACAAGCATGGACAGAGATGGCACCAAGACTGGCTTTGATAACATCCTCTATAATGAGCTGTCTTGTACCGTTGGGGTTCCTATTGTGGCCAGCGGCGGAGCAGGGGATCCGAGACACTTCCTAAAGGCATTCATCGAGGGAAAAGCAGACGCAGCTCTCGCCGCATCTGTGTTCCACTATGGGAACTACCCCGTTCCCGTCGTTAAGGAGTATCTCCGGACAGAGGGCGTGGAGATCAGGAAATGA
- the hisH gene encoding imidazole glycerol phosphate synthase subunit HisH, which translates to MAKVAVLDYGVGNLFSMSNALERAGLKVKVTREPEEIASANAIVLPGVGNFGPASIKLKFFAGALQRALEENIPILGSCLGMQLLFEGSEESPKKGLGLLKGWVRRFQGALKVPHMGWNTIKAAKKSPLLEGIPDGQYFYFVHSYYPEPAEGDVTLAVTEYNGNFTSMVECGPLYGCQFHPEKSGKAGAVLLSNFADIVKRRRR; encoded by the coding sequence ATGGCCAAGGTGGCGGTCTTGGATTACGGCGTAGGGAACCTTTTCAGCATGTCTAACGCCCTTGAAAGGGCAGGTCTTAAGGTCAAAGTCACTAGGGAACCTGAAGAAATAGCCTCTGCAAATGCAATCGTTCTCCCTGGGGTGGGGAATTTCGGACCAGCATCAATTAAGCTTAAGTTCTTCGCGGGGGCCCTCCAGAGGGCCCTGGAGGAAAATATACCAATACTGGGGAGCTGTTTAGGAATGCAACTCCTGTTCGAGGGGAGCGAAGAGAGCCCTAAGAAGGGCCTCGGCCTCCTGAAGGGATGGGTTAGGCGGTTCCAGGGGGCACTTAAGGTTCCCCACATGGGATGGAACACCATCAAGGCCGCAAAAAAGAGCCCCCTTCTCGAGGGGATACCCGATGGTCAATATTTTTACTTCGTGCACAGCTACTATCCGGAGCCCGCGGAGGGTGACGTTACTCTGGCTGTCACGGAATATAATGGGAACTTTACCTCTATGGTGGAGTGCGGCCCCCTCTACGGTTGCCAATTTCACCCCGAGAAATCTGGGAAAGCGGGGGCCGTGCTTCTCAGCAACTTTGCAGATATAGTCAAGAGGCGAAGGCGATGA
- the hisB gene encoding imidazoleglycerol-phosphate dehydratase HisB translates to MRRQEFRRETSETIVSVGLNLDGIGEGKIETPLAFFNHMLGSLATHSLIDLRVEAHGDLYHHIVEDVGIGIGSAIKEALGDGKGIARFGYALVPMDCSIGSCALDIGGRPYAVVDLCFKGAKVEDTASEDLTHFFETLATSMCANIHLKVDYGRNDHHKAEAAFKAFALSLRQAVSVDLRRKGVPSSKGVI, encoded by the coding sequence ATGAGGAGACAAGAGTTTAGGCGAGAGACCAGCGAGACGATTGTATCAGTCGGGCTCAATCTGGATGGCATTGGGGAGGGGAAGATAGAGACCCCCCTCGCCTTTTTCAATCATATGCTAGGGAGCCTAGCGACCCACAGTTTAATTGACTTGAGGGTGGAGGCCCATGGAGACCTTTATCATCATATCGTCGAGGACGTCGGGATAGGCATCGGGTCCGCGATCAAGGAAGCCCTGGGAGACGGGAAGGGAATAGCCCGTTTTGGCTACGCTCTTGTTCCTATGGACTGCTCTATTGGATCCTGTGCCTTAGATATTGGTGGCCGCCCTTACGCCGTGGTAGATCTATGCTTCAAAGGAGCCAAGGTGGAGGACACTGCATCAGAGGACCTTACCCACTTCTTTGAGACCTTGGCGACCAGCATGTGTGCCAACATTCATTTAAAGGTGGACTACGGTCGGAATGACCACCACAAGGCTGAGGCAGCATTCAAGGCCTTTGCTCTGAGCCTCCGGCAGGCCGTCTCAGTTGACCTCCGAAGGAAAGGCGTCCCCAGCAGCAAAGGAGTCATATAA
- the hisA gene encoding 1-(5-phosphoribosyl)-5-[(5-phosphoribosylamino)methylideneamino]imidazole-4-carboxamide isomerase, translating to MMVIPAIDIMDGQVVRLTQGDEESRINYGNSRSPLDVARHWVEEGAEYLHVIDLDATLGRGDNSGLVQEIVNDLSIPIQVGGGIRSLESAQTLLGKGVDRIILGSLAIKSPELVSGLCEENGKDRIVIALDHKQGIVLDKGWKESTGKPLCDALRDFISLGLRWFLITDTSRDGTLEGPDTETYSKVSRHASIIASGGVGSLGDIGTLLGTGVKAIVVGKALYEVVFTLPEAIRCVEA from the coding sequence ATGATGGTGATACCTGCTATCGACATCATGGACGGCCAGGTCGTACGCCTTACTCAAGGAGATGAGGAATCCAGGATCAACTATGGAAACTCGAGATCCCCTCTGGACGTGGCTCGGCACTGGGTGGAAGAGGGAGCCGAATATCTCCACGTAATAGATCTTGACGCGACTCTAGGTCGAGGCGATAACAGCGGTTTGGTTCAAGAGATCGTCAACGACCTCTCGATCCCCATTCAGGTAGGGGGAGGGATAAGAAGTCTAGAATCTGCGCAAACCCTATTGGGAAAGGGCGTGGACAGGATAATCCTTGGCTCCTTGGCCATTAAGTCCCCCGAACTTGTATCTGGTCTCTGTGAGGAAAATGGGAAGGACAGGATCGTGATCGCCCTTGACCACAAGCAAGGCATAGTCCTTGACAAAGGGTGGAAGGAGTCCACCGGTAAGCCCCTCTGTGATGCCCTTAGGGATTTTATCAGCCTCGGATTAAGATGGTTCCTGATAACTGACACCAGTCGGGACGGGACCTTAGAGGGCCCTGACACAGAGACTTATTCCAAAGTATCCAGACACGCGTCCATTATCGCCTCAGGGGGTGTAGGATCCCTTGGAGATATAGGCACGCTACTAGGAACCGGTGTGAAGGCCATAGTGGTGGGAAAGGCCCTCTACGAGGTGGTCTTCACCCTGCCGGAGGCTATCCGCTGCGTGGAGGCCTAA